One genomic segment of Acidobacteriota bacterium includes these proteins:
- a CDS encoding amino acid permease: protein MAKPAPSIPGTGVPVSLDPGPEPLRRELTRLSIAVIAINGIVGAGIFGLPAEAARLTGPFSPVIFLICGLLMSTLMLSFAQASSYFRGTGGPILYVTTAFGPFAGFQAGWVLYVGRVTSLAANANLFATYLGAYVPGADAGPGRVVVLALLALVFAWINIAGIRQGIGSLMAITVAKFVPLVVFVLVGLTFLAPEAFADASLPAYSGFGEAVLLVFYAFIGFESALIPAGESRNPTRDIPRALIATAAAATILYVLIQTISVAVTPDLAETTRPLAVAAGMMMGPAGAALISFAALMSILGNYAQSVLSAPRMTYALARAGSLPAWLGTVHGRYRTPHVSIAVYCVLGFALGAAGTFVQLAVMSSLARLVGYLLSLGALPALRRKFGQGEDAFRLPGGPTIPAAAFVICVWLVAQVRFEAVWKTAILIAVGAVLYEVARRRGTAGPGSSEADPRPDTRHS, encoded by the coding sequence ATGGCAAAACCTGCCCCTTCGATCCCCGGGACCGGTGTTCCAGTCAGCCTCGACCCCGGCCCCGAGCCGCTGCGGCGCGAGCTGACACGCCTCTCGATCGCGGTGATCGCCATCAACGGCATCGTGGGGGCCGGCATCTTCGGCCTGCCAGCCGAGGCCGCGCGCCTGACCGGCCCCTTCAGCCCGGTGATCTTCCTGATCTGCGGCCTGCTGATGTCGACGCTGATGCTGTCGTTCGCGCAGGCGTCGAGTTACTTTCGCGGCACGGGCGGGCCGATCCTCTACGTGACCACGGCGTTTGGTCCGTTCGCCGGGTTCCAGGCCGGATGGGTGCTGTACGTGGGCCGCGTGACGAGCCTCGCCGCGAACGCCAACCTGTTTGCCACGTATCTCGGGGCGTACGTGCCGGGAGCCGATGCCGGTCCGGGGCGGGTCGTCGTCCTGGCGCTGCTCGCGCTGGTCTTCGCGTGGATCAACATCGCCGGCATCCGACAGGGGATCGGCTCGCTCATGGCCATCACCGTGGCCAAGTTCGTCCCACTGGTCGTCTTCGTGCTGGTCGGGCTGACGTTTCTCGCGCCGGAAGCCTTCGCCGATGCGTCACTGCCCGCCTACTCCGGCTTCGGCGAGGCCGTGCTGCTGGTCTTCTACGCGTTCATCGGGTTCGAGAGCGCGTTGATCCCGGCCGGAGAATCGCGCAACCCGACGCGCGACATTCCCCGTGCGCTGATTGCGACCGCCGCGGCCGCGACGATCCTCTACGTCCTGATCCAGACCATCAGCGTGGCCGTGACGCCCGACCTCGCCGAGACCACGCGCCCCCTGGCCGTGGCCGCCGGCATGATGATGGGACCGGCCGGTGCGGCGCTCATCTCGTTTGCGGCCCTGATGTCGATTCTGGGCAACTACGCGCAGTCGGTGCTGTCGGCGCCGCGGATGACGTACGCGCTGGCCCGCGCCGGCTCGCTCCCGGCCTGGCTCGGCACGGTCCATGGCCGGTATCGCACGCCGCACGTCTCGATCGCGGTCTACTGCGTGCTCGGCTTCGCCCTGGGCGCGGCCGGCACCTTCGTCCAGCTGGCCGTCATGAGCTCGCTCGCCCGGCTCGTCGGATACCTGCTGAGCCTGGGGGCCCTGCCCGCGCTGCGCCGCAAGTTCGGTCAGGGCGAGGACGCGTTCCGGCTGCCCGGCGGCCCGACCATCCCGGCCGCCGCCTTCGTCATCTGCGTCTGGCTCGTGGCGCAGGTCCGGTTCGAGGCCGTGTGGAAGACGGCGATCCTCATCGCCGTCGGCGCCGTGCTCTACGAGGTCGCCCGCAGGCGCGGGACTGCCGGCCCCGGGTCGAGCGAGGCGGACCCCCGGCCCGACACCCGTCACTCGTAG
- a CDS encoding ABC transporter permease, with the protein ALLGLQPALGRLIGPGDDRTPGESDIVVLSHAYWRTRFNESPSVLNDTLIVNGRPMTVVGVAPRGFEGTTFGTRPQVFVPITMRAAMEPGFDGFENRRSYWVYLFARMKPGVSVEQARTAINVPYRALINDVEAALQTGMSDQTLERFRTKEVLLDAGRRGQSSVHREAGPPLTLLLGVTGLVLLIACANIANLLLVRGAARTGEMAIRLSIGASRWQLVRQLLVESCLLAVAGGLAGLLVSRWTLQLMAALLPAEVGSVVEIQLHPGVLLFTALVTLGTGVLFGLYPALHSTRPDLLTGLKGQAGQPGGARSARRFRTSLAVVQIALSMTLLVAAGLFVRSLLNVTRVDLGLKAENLLTFAISPQLNAYTPEASRQLFERLEEELAGLPGVTAVTGSIVPILSGSNWGSSVTVEGFEAGPDTDRNARFNEVGPGYFRTMGIALLSGREFTAADVAGAPAVAIVNEQFAKKFNLGRDAVGKRMAVGGLGAELDIEIVGLVRDAKYSEVKGQIPPLFFRPYRQDERLGFLSFYVRTALEPRQVLVAIPQLVARLDPNLPVENLRTLDEQIRQNVFLDRFITAQSVAFAGLATLLAAIGLYGVLAYTVAQRTREFGLRMALGAEPAAVRTMVLRQVGWMTVVGAGAGLAAAIGVGRFAGALLYELDGHDPAVLVAAAVVLVGVAFGAGAIPALRASRVEPMRALRYE; encoded by the coding sequence GCTCTGCTCGGACTCCAGCCCGCTCTGGGTCGGCTGATTGGCCCGGGCGACGACCGGACGCCGGGCGAGAGCGACATCGTCGTGCTGAGCCACGCCTACTGGCGGACGCGGTTCAACGAGAGCCCATCCGTGCTGAACGACACGCTCATCGTCAACGGCCGCCCGATGACGGTCGTGGGCGTCGCGCCTCGCGGGTTCGAGGGCACGACGTTCGGCACGCGACCGCAGGTGTTCGTGCCGATCACGATGCGCGCGGCGATGGAGCCCGGGTTCGACGGCTTCGAGAACCGCCGCAGCTACTGGGTCTACCTCTTCGCCAGGATGAAGCCCGGCGTTTCCGTCGAACAGGCGCGGACCGCCATCAACGTGCCCTATCGGGCTCTCATCAACGACGTCGAGGCGGCACTGCAGACCGGCATGAGCGACCAGACCCTGGAGCGGTTCCGGACCAAGGAAGTGCTCCTCGACGCGGGCCGTCGAGGCCAGAGCTCGGTGCACCGCGAAGCCGGTCCGCCGCTGACCCTGCTGCTCGGCGTGACGGGCCTGGTTCTGCTCATCGCCTGCGCCAACATCGCAAACCTGCTGCTCGTCCGCGGCGCGGCGCGCACGGGCGAGATGGCCATCAGGCTGTCGATCGGCGCGAGCCGGTGGCAGCTCGTCAGGCAGTTGCTCGTCGAGTCGTGCCTGCTGGCGGTGGCGGGCGGGCTTGCCGGGTTGCTCGTCTCGCGCTGGACGCTCCAGCTGATGGCGGCGCTGTTGCCCGCCGAGGTCGGCTCGGTCGTCGAGATTCAGCTCCACCCTGGCGTGCTGTTGTTCACCGCGCTCGTCACGCTGGGCACGGGCGTGTTGTTCGGGCTCTACCCGGCCCTGCACAGCACGCGGCCCGACCTGCTCACGGGGCTGAAGGGCCAGGCCGGCCAGCCTGGGGGCGCACGCTCGGCACGGCGGTTCCGCACGTCGCTCGCGGTCGTGCAGATTGCGCTGTCGATGACGCTGCTCGTCGCGGCGGGGCTCTTCGTGCGCAGCCTGCTGAACGTGACGCGAGTCGACCTGGGACTGAAGGCCGAGAACCTCCTGACGTTTGCCATTTCGCCGCAGCTGAACGCCTACACGCCTGAGGCGTCGAGACAGCTCTTCGAGCGGCTCGAGGAAGAGCTCGCCGGCCTGCCCGGCGTAACGGCCGTGACGGGTTCGATCGTACCAATCCTCTCGGGCAGCAACTGGGGGTCGAGCGTGACGGTCGAGGGCTTCGAGGCCGGGCCGGACACCGACCGCAATGCGCGGTTCAACGAGGTCGGGCCGGGGTACTTCCGCACGATGGGCATCGCGCTGCTGTCGGGGCGCGAGTTCACGGCCGCGGACGTGGCCGGCGCGCCGGCCGTGGCGATCGTCAACGAGCAGTTCGCGAAGAAGTTCAATCTCGGCCGCGACGCGGTGGGCAAGCGGATGGCCGTCGGCGGCCTCGGCGCGGAGCTGGACATCGAGATCGTCGGCCTCGTGCGTGACGCGAAGTACTCGGAGGTGAAGGGCCAGATTCCGCCGCTCTTCTTCCGGCCGTACCGGCAGGACGAGCGCCTGGGCTTCCTCTCGTTCTACGTGAGGACTGCCCTCGAGCCCAGGCAGGTGCTCGTCGCGATTCCTCAGCTCGTCGCGCGGCTCGATCCCAATCTGCCCGTCGAGAACCTGCGGACGCTCGACGAGCAGATCCGGCAGAACGTGTTCCTCGACCGGTTCATCACGGCACAATCGGTGGCGTTTGCCGGCCTGGCCACGCTGCTCGCCGCGATCGGCCTCTACGGCGTGCTGGCCTACACCGTGGCGCAGCGTACACGGGAGTTCGGCTTGCGCATGGCGCTCGGGGCCGAGCCGGCGGCGGTGCGGACGATGGTCCTGCGCCAGGTGGGCTGGATGACGGTCGTGGGCGCCGGGGCGGGTCTCGCGGCCGCCATTGGCGTGGGACGGTTCGCGGGAGCGCTGCTCTACGAGCTCGACGGCCACGACCCGGCGGTCCTCGTGGCCGCCGCCGTGGTGCTCGTCGGGGTCGCCTTCGGCGCCGGAGCGATCCCGGCCCTGCGCGCCTCGCGTGTCGAGCCCATGAGGGCGTTGCGCTACGAGTGA